A region of the candidate division WOR-1 bacterium RIFOXYB2_FULL_36_35 genome:
TACCTTAGACCTGACGGAAAATCACAAGTAACCGTTGAATATGAAGACGGAAGACCAATAAGACTTGACACAGTTTTAATAGCAGCACAACATGCCCCTGAAGTAAAACCTGAACAAATAAGAGAAGACATTATAGAAAGGGTCATCCTTCCTATTCTTCCTCAGGAATTAGTCGATGATAAAATAAAATATTTTGTTAACCCGACAGGTCGGTTTGTAATAGGAGGACCTCAGGGCGATACAGGTGTTACAGGAAGAAAAATTATAGTTGACACTTATGGAGGTTATGCAAGACACGGCGGAGGAGCGTTTAGCGGAAAGGACCCAACCAAAGTTGATAGATCGGGAACATATGCGGCAAGATGGGTAGCAAAAAATGTTGTAGCATCGGGCCTGGCTGATAAGTGTGAAGTCCAACTTGCCTATGCAATAGGAGTTGCAAGGCCACTATCAATCATGGTAGATACTTTTGGCACAGGCAAACTCTCAGAACTAAAAATAGCACAACTTATAGATGAACATTTTGACTTAAGGCCAGGATTAATAATTAAAAATCTTGACTTAAGAAGACCTTTGTATAAACCTGTGGCTTCCTATGGTCACTTTGGAAGGCCTGAACTTTCTCTTCCATGGGAAAACACAAATAAAGCTAACGAACTAAAAAAAGCAGCTTAGTTTTAAAAGAAATAGTTTAAAATCTAAATTTTTGGGCGGCGATTGATCTTCCTCCATCAGAAAGGTCTTCCCATACCAAAAGAAATTCCCTCTTTCCTGTAGGTAAAAGCTTGGGAGCGCGGGCGCCTCCCGCAGTCTCCTTTATTTTCACCCCGTTTTTTGGGAAGATTGTAACATTTGATTTATTTAAAGCTTGCAAATAAATGTTATAATTCGCACCACTCCTATAATCCTCCCAA
Encoded here:
- a CDS encoding methionine adenosyltransferase → MGKKYLFTSESVTEGHPDKVCDQISDSILDEIMEKDPMGRVAVEALVTNGLCVVAGEVTTGCYVDIPKLVRNTIKEIGYTRAKYGFDYETCGVLVSIKEQSKDIARGVDKALEIRGGEVIREDLEGLGAGDQGLMFGYACNETEELMPLPITLAQRLAKKLAEVRKTGELSYLRPDGKSQVTVEYEDGRPIRLDTVLIAAQHAPEVKPEQIREDIIERVILPILPQELVDDKIKYFVNPTGRFVIGGPQGDTGVTGRKIIVDTYGGYARHGGGAFSGKDPTKVDRSGTYAARWVAKNVVASGLADKCEVQLAYAIGVARPLSIMVDTFGTGKLSELKIAQLIDEHFDLRPGLIIKNLDLRRPLYKPVASYGHFGRPELSLPWENTNKANELKKAA